The following coding sequences are from one Streptomyces angustmyceticus window:
- the cofD gene encoding 2-phospho-L-lactate transferase encodes MRIVVLAGGIGGARFLRGLKAAAPDADVTVIGNTGDDIHLFGLKVCPDLDTVMYTLGGGINEEQGWGRTDETFRVKEELAAYGVGPEWFGLGDRDFATHIVRTQMLGAGYPLSAVTEALCARWKPGVRLLPMSDDRVETHVAITEPDSDSAAGAGERKAVHFQEYWVRLRASVPAHAVVPVGADQAKPAPGVLEAIAAADVVLFPPSNPVVSIGTILAVPGIREAIADAGVPVIGLSPIVGDAPVRGMADKVLAAVGVEATAAAVARHYGSGLLDGWLVDCVDDGAVAEVEAAGIRCRAVPLMMTDLDATAAMVREALAMAEEVRA; translated from the coding sequence ATGCGAATCGTGGTTCTGGCCGGCGGTATCGGCGGCGCCCGCTTTCTGCGGGGACTGAAGGCAGCGGCTCCGGACGCGGACGTCACCGTCATCGGCAACACCGGTGACGACATCCATCTGTTCGGGCTGAAGGTGTGCCCCGACCTCGACACCGTGATGTACACCCTCGGCGGCGGCATCAACGAGGAGCAGGGCTGGGGCCGCACCGACGAGACCTTCCGGGTCAAGGAGGAGCTGGCCGCCTACGGCGTCGGCCCCGAGTGGTTCGGGCTCGGCGACCGGGACTTCGCCACCCACATCGTGCGGACGCAGATGCTCGGCGCCGGATATCCGCTCAGCGCCGTCACCGAGGCGCTCTGCGCGCGCTGGAAGCCCGGCGTGCGGCTGCTGCCGATGTCCGACGACCGGGTCGAGACCCATGTCGCGATCACGGAGCCGGACAGCGACTCCGCCGCGGGGGCCGGCGAGCGCAAGGCGGTCCACTTCCAGGAGTACTGGGTGCGGCTGCGCGCCTCGGTGCCCGCGCACGCCGTGGTGCCGGTCGGCGCGGACCAGGCCAAGCCCGCACCGGGTGTGCTGGAGGCCATCGCCGCGGCGGACGTGGTGCTGTTCCCGCCGTCCAACCCGGTCGTCAGCATCGGGACGATCCTGGCGGTGCCGGGTATCCGGGAGGCCATCGCGGACGCCGGGGTGCCGGTGATCGGGCTCTCGCCGATCGTCGGCGACGCCCCCGTGCGCGGGATGGCCGACAAGGTGCTGGCGGCGGTGGGCGTGGAGGCGACCGCGGCGGCCGTCGCCCGCCACTACGGCTCCGGGCTGCTGGACGGCTGGCTGGTGGACTGCGTGGACGACGGCGCGGTGGCCGAGGTCGAGGCGGCGGGGATCCGCTGCCGGGCCGTGCCGCTGATGATGACCGACCTGGACGCCACGGCCGCGATGGTGCGCGAGGCGCTGGCCATGGCCGAGGAGGTCCGGGCGTGA
- a CDS encoding cysteine dioxygenase — translation MNSDVQIAGDPLALPHLLPPVPAHPATVAGFAGLARSIAADRAAWAPLVRYDTTTRWYHRLRTVPQATVGYEVWLLSWVPGQGSGRHDHGASSGVLTVLEGELTEHTATGPRALAAGAQRVFAPGYVHEVVNDALAPAVSLHIYFPGLTDMPMHPSQAASSGGAAAPSEVLAP, via the coding sequence ATGAACAGCGACGTCCAGATCGCCGGCGACCCGCTCGCCCTCCCCCACCTGCTGCCGCCCGTCCCCGCCCACCCGGCCACCGTCGCCGGATTCGCCGGGCTGGCCCGCTCCATCGCCGCCGACCGCGCCGCCTGGGCGCCGCTCGTCCGCTACGACACCACCACGCGCTGGTACCACCGGCTGCGCACCGTCCCCCAGGCCACGGTCGGCTACGAGGTGTGGCTGCTGAGCTGGGTGCCGGGCCAGGGCAGCGGGCGGCACGACCACGGGGCGTCCTCGGGTGTGCTGACCGTCCTGGAGGGCGAGTTGACCGAGCACACCGCGACCGGCCCCCGCGCGCTCGCGGCCGGCGCCCAGCGGGTGTTCGCCCCCGGCTACGTCCACGAGGTCGTCAACGACGCGCTGGCCCCGGCGGTCAGCCTGCACATCTACTTCCCCGGCCTGACCGACATGCCGATGCACCCCAGTCAGGCCGCTTCCTCCGGGGGCGCGGCCGCCCCGTCCGAGGTACTGGCCCCCTGA